One stretch of Psilocybe cubensis strain MGC-MH-2018 chromosome 6, whole genome shotgun sequence DNA includes these proteins:
- a CDS encoding Succinate--hydroxymethylglutarate CoA-transferase produces the protein MSRPLWYPRIATHSPFKRTSTRFVLKGKRFYESGSAPPPDAPAIPYGPGIPPPLKGVRVLDLTRVLAGPTATMLLADLGADVIKVEEVSRGDDTRSWNPPSAPLLASAPDASKHLPPESAYFLAVNRNKRSITVNLKTPEGLEIVRKLVEKSDVLVENFVAGKLASLGLGWEDCQKINERLIYASITGYGQTGPYRTAAGYDVIIEAEAGLMHITGEPDRPPSKVGVAATDIATGLYAHGAIMAALLSRQQTGKGVWIDCNLFESQVAGLANIASNYLIAGKEASRHGTAHPSIVPYQVFPCKDGFLMIGAGNNKQFKTLAEKILEDPSLATNPKFATNDARVANRAELLEIITGVLAKHTKDHWLQRFTGLGVPFGPINNIEQTFNHPQALARKVTVEVSVSGSELVATIQQKPKLELQHARAGKIKLVAPAVAYNGQKMAIRLPPPWLSEHTDEVDLFSRDNTAGDLTR, from the exons ATGTCGCGCCCCCTCTGGTATCCACGAATCGCAACTCATAGTCCATTCAAACGCACTTCGACACGGTTTGTATTGAAAGGGAAGCGTTTCTATGAATCAGGATCAGCACCACCTCCGGATGCGCCTGCCATTCCATACGGGCCAGGAATACCTCCTCCGTTGAAGGGTGTTAGAGTTCTAGACCTCACTCGTGTGCTCGCGGGTCCAACGGCGACTATGCTATTGGCAGATCTCGGCGCAGATGTCATAAAGGTCGAGGAAGTTTCTCGGGGAGATGACACCC GCTCTTGGAATCCTCCATCCGCCCCGTTGTTAGCTTCAGCTCCTGACGCGTCAAAGCACCTACCACCTGAATCGGCCTATTTTCTTGCGGTAAATCGAAATAAGCGCTCTATTACTGTCAATCTGAAAACACCAGAAGGCTTGGAAATAGTGCGGAAACTTGTGGAGAAGTCGGACGTTCTAGTTGAAAACTTTGTCGCCGGCAAGTTGGCCTCGCTGGGACTTGGATGGGAAGATTGCCAAAAGATCAATGAACGTTTGATTTATGCGTCTATAACTG GTTATGGACAAACGGGGCCCTATAGGACGGCGGCTGGGTATGACGTTAtaattgaagctgaagctggCTTGATGCATAT CACTGGTGAACCAGACCGACCACCATCCAAGGTTGGCGTGGCGGCAACTGATATCGCCACTGGACTTTACGCCCATGGAGCGATCATGGCCGCTCTTCTATCGCGGCAGCAGACTGGGAAAGGAGTTTGGATTGACTGTAACCTTTTTGAGTCACAG GTTGCTGGACTGGCCAATATTGCGTCGAACTATCTGATAGCAGGCAAAGAAGCTTCAAGACACGGTACTGCTCATCCATCTATTGTGCCATACCAGGTTTTCCCTTGCAAAGATGGATTTTTGATGATTGGTGCTGGAAATAATAAACAG TTCAAAACGCTCGCTGAGAAGATTCTGGAAGATCCGTCATTGGCTACAAATCCGAAGTTTGCAACAAATGACGCTCGTGTTGCTAACCGGGCCGAGCTGCTTGAGATTATTACTGGAGTCCTTGCGAAGCACACGAAAGACCATTGGCTGCAGCGGTTTACTGGTCTAGG AGTGCCATTTGGACCAATCAATAATATCGAGCAAACGTTCAATCATCCCCAG GCTCTAGCGAGGAAAGTGACGGTTGAAGTTAGCGTGAGTGGTTCTGAACTGGTTGCTACGATTCAGCAGAAACCTAAATTGGAGCTTCAGCATGCTCGTGCGGGGAAAATTAAATTAGTTGCACCTGCTGTTGCATACAATGGGCAGAAAATGGCGATACGGCTCCCACCACCGTGGCTCTCAGAGCATACGGATGAGGTAGATTTATTTTCTCGCGATAACACGGCAGGAGATCTGACTAGGTGA
- a CDS encoding Multistep phosphorelay regulator 1 — MSATEHAPLPRPLPTSAPKDPSPSPRISHQEPLRPIQPRSLDVEPEQKEPPSVRSPVPPTSPLPEPTPLDDKPEPPSQPKPEEPTKEAEDKDNDDNDDDDNASKDVVHMETFEQILELDEDDTHDFSQPMVWEYFEQAEKTFNDMNEAHENKDLPALSRLGHYLKGSSAALGLARVQNSCEKIQHYGQLRDEVANRDLTPAEALEKTSKLLRRVRKEYNEAQDWLKKFYGPQEGA; from the exons ATGTCTGCGACCGAGCACGCTCCACTGCCACGGCCCCTCCCCACTTCAGCACCCAaggatccatctccttccccTCGGATCTCACATCAGGAGCCCCTGCGACCTATCCAACCCAGGAGCTTAGATGTCGAGCCCGAGCAGAAAGAGCCTCCTTCAGTGAGGAGCCCTGTGCCTCCCACCAGCCCTCTTCCCGAACCCACTCCACTTGATGATAAGCCGGAGCCACCATCCCAACCAAAGCCCGAGGAACCGACAAAGGAAGCCGAG GATAAGGATaacgacgacaacgatgacgatgacaatgCGTCTAAAGATGTCGTGCATATGGAAACCTTTGAACAAATATTGGAACTCGACGAGGATGACACCCATGATTTCTCTCAGCCTATGGTCTGGGAGTATTTTGAGCAGGCTGAAAAGACATTTAATGATATGAATGAAGCACA TGAAAATAAGGATCTGCCTGCACTCTCACGGCTTGGTCATTATCTCAAAGGATCGTCAGCGGCTCTTGGTCTTGCAAGGGTGCAAAACTCATGTGAAAAGATCCAACATTACGGACAGCTTCGTGATGAGGTTGCCAACAGAGACCTAACCCCAGCAGAGGCGTTAGAAAAGACATCAAAGCTGCTCAGACGCGTCAGAAAGGAATACAACGAAGCCCAGGATTGGTTAAAGAAATTTTACGGTCCCCAGGAGGGAGCCTGA